DNA from Fibrobacter sp. UWB15:
GAGCTTGGGCAAGAACAGCGGGCTTACCATCAAAAGACCTGTCACGAGCATCACCAGCACGGGAATCACCATCATGGGGCTTTCGGAATTTTCGAACAGGCCGTTGGACTTCAGATACACGATCAGGATTGCGTTGATTGCACCTGCGAAGGTGGACGGAAGACCGGAGAAGTGGTGATGGTAGGTGTCAGAGTCGCAGGCGTTGTACTTGGCGAGGCGCATGGCGGCACAAAGCACATAAATGGAGAACGTCACAATCAGAAGTACTCCGTTTGCCTGGAACCAATCCGGGGACAAAGTCTTGTAGGTGAAGAAAACCGTAAAAGCCGGAGCGAGGCCAAATGCAATCAGGTCGGCGAGGCTGTCGAACTGGGCGCCGAATTCGGAACTTGCATTCACGAGGCGGGCGG
Protein-coding regions in this window:
- a CDS encoding phosphatidylcholine/phosphatidylserine synthase — encoded protein: MGKSRFILPNAFTSMNFLLGVFAICWVTGAFSSFTTSDPIRTGAYFIILSVLLDKLDGFAARLVNASSEFGAQFDSLADLIAFGLAPAFTVFFTYKTLSPDWFQANGVLLIVTFSIYVLCAAMRLAKYNACDSDTYHHHFSGLPSTFAGAINAILIVYLKSNGLFENSESPMMVIPVLVMLVTGLLMVSPLFLPKLQPRKNQLFNIGQAILIVITYICGFLFISEKVPFILEYLLVLCSTYLVVGFTIGLVQRKRIIENAEKNKIEERR